The following nucleotide sequence is from Chromobacterium rhizoryzae.
GCCACCAGCTTGCTGCCGGACAGAAACAGGTCCAGCGCCGCCCGCGCGCCCTCGAACACCGAGATGTCCAGGTTCACGCACATCATGCCGAGCACGGCTCCGGCGTCGTCGCGCAGCACCACGCTGATGGAGCGCAGCTTGCGGCCGTCCCAGTTCAGTTTTTCGTAAGGACCGATCACCGTCGCGTCCGGCGTGTTTTCCAGCTCGTCCAGGCCGGAATCGTCGCCCAGCTCGCGCTTGGAGAAATTGTTGGCGATATAGGCCACGGACTGGGTGGCCAGGTCGTGCAGCACCACTTCGGCATAGGGATAGAACAAGGTGGCGATGGCGTCGGCGATGGACTGGTAACGGGACAGCATGGCGGCACTCACAATTGGATCAATGAATCCATAGTAGACTTTGAAATCCAAAATGTAAACAAAAAAATCCAGATTGGACTAAAAAATACAAAACATGAGAAAAATAAAAGCCGGCTCAGCCGGCTTCGAGATCTGGCGCAGGCGGCCAAACCGCCCGCCCAAGCGCGATCAGCGCCCCAGTTGCAAACGCGGCGCGCCAAACGGCACCGGCTCGCCGTTGGGATAGGCGTGCGGCCACACCAAGGGCGGCGTGCTCCAGGCGAAATCCTGGCCCTCGAACTCGATGAAATAAGCCTGCCAGCCCGGCTGCGAAGCGTCCGGCTTGAACTCGAAGCGGCAGTTGCCGCGGCGGCACTGGCCTTCAATCGCCTTGGGCTGATAACGGATGCCGG
It contains:
- a CDS encoding helix-turn-helix transcriptional regulator, producing MLSRYQSIADAIATLFYPYAEVVLHDLATQSVAYIANNFSKRELGDDSGLDELENTPDATVIGPYEKLNWDGRKLRSISVVLRDDAGAVLGMMCVNLDISVFEGARAALDLFLSGSKLVAQPALLFEDDWQERINRFIHGWLQQRQLSLSILNREHKRELVEALLHEGAFRGKNAANYVANVLGMGRATVFKHLKELKEQA